AGAGGAAAAGGAGATGCTTTTGGGCGTTACAAGCGCGGGCGAGGCCGTGAAGGGCAAACGTGGACGCGTGGGCCCCAATCCCCAACGTTCTCCATGAGGGCTTAACTGTATCTCCTCAGGCAGGAAACGCGAATAAAACCCAAAAACAATCGGACATCACCACGGAAACCCGTCATCTAAGGTGGTCCCACGCGAGATATAAAATCTGTTCCCTGTCTCGAGGAAAACAAGCGAGTGACGCCCCTCCGTTTAGCCTCCTCACTTCGTCTCGACGTGGACTCACCCGGCTGGGATGTTCCGTGGCTCCTCGGATCATGTGGAGCCCCAACACGCAAAGTTGGGCTCCACATGATGCTTCCCAACCAGTGGAAAGGTGACCGAGGCGGGTAGTCAGCAAACGGAAAGAAAAGGACTCGTCGTTGACGCGCCCGCTGTGGATCAATCATGGCCGTTGGATTCTACAATTCGCCATTTTTGATGCAGGACCCCTTGTCACAGTCCAACAACAGCATGATGTAATTAGACGTGTTTCATTGATCAGGAGATAATAATTACTTGTCGAAGCCAAAGTACGTCTTCAAAGACTAATTCGCGGATAATTTCTCTTCCCGCATGGCTTCTCTTTGCTGTGTTAATTTCAACCATAGAGTTGCTAGAATGATaagggaaggaggaagaagaagaaatcccTTCAACCAAGCTGGGATAACAGAGCCAAATACGTCAGACTTGTTTGGCAGAAATATGGAGTGTTGAGAGTTCCCAAAGCCATGTGTGTTGTGTAGGCAGCATTCACAAAGTCCTTCGATGCTTCTTTTCCTTTTCGACTGCATCACAAGAATATATAGACATCGACACTCATTGCCGAAGGCACTTGGAGAAGTGTCTGAATCTGTGTCGATGGAACTTTCTATCTTTCTTTCTTCGTATGTGGACAAAAATAGAAACAAGCAGCTTGAAAAGATGACCAACTGTTCATCTACAATCTCATGAACTAGGCTTCAGATCAAGGCTCGTTCTGTTTTTGCTCATGCACTCAACTCAAACAGCACTGGAAGTTCCCTCTCAATCTTGCTGTATCACTGTGTACATGTCACTGCTTTTGGCCTCGTCCATATCACcaagtatcttcttcttcttcttcttcttcttagtttTCATTCGCAAGTTTCCACAGCCGTACTAGAAACTGAGAAAGATGCATTATTGAAAGCTTTGTCCAGCTGAGGCAGTGGAATAAAGCACGCCATGGAGAAGTGTGCTTCCACTGCATGCTAAAGAAAGGCAATTACGTACAACGCGGTCCCTTGCAAGCCTCGAGTCCTTCTGTGGACCAGCACACGACTCCCAACCTTTGCATGCCCTCTTTGCATCCTTCTCTTTACCGTCTTTATGTCTTAGAGATAAAAACATAAAacccacatctctctctctctctctctctctctctcacacacacacacacacacacagagcaaAATTGATATATGAGCATGTACAGAAAAAGTATCTGCATGAGATGAGTGGGAGAAAGCTCAGAAAGTAGCCTCATCACATGCTAAGTTTGGAGATTCTTAGTCCAAAAGTCCCCACCATTGCAGAGAAAGAAAGGTCATCTCTATAGGATGGGGATGGTGGTGGacctggtggagaaggaggaggtggtggtggaattGATCAGCTAAAGGAAGAACTAGAGAAAATAGAGGCCGAAGACCTCATGTACAGTAACCTTCCACCAAGCTTTATCATTTGGTCCATGATGGAAGATGGGGACAGACTGATCTTTTCTCTCATTGGAAGCTACTTCCATTCTGATCCAAGGCCAGCTGTGCACATATCCAGTGCACATGTAGGAAGAAACTTGATCTCAGGGACGAAATTATATGATTCTAAAGCAATACAAGGTATGTTGTTCTAATAAGACAGCATTCTGAAatgtaaaggaaaagaaaaagaacatcagTTCAGATTGTAATTTCCAAGGGATCACATTATCTATACCACATAAAGCTTCCTAAAGATGCAAGTTTCTATCATCTTCACTTAATATTGGCCTTTCGTTTCCCTCTTTCTTTCACAAATACTGTCGAGTTCATTATATGATCATGATCAAATATACATCTTTGAGCATGCAGAAGAGAACTTACTATGATCTCTTGAGCTTTTGACGAACAGTGTGATCCTATGCACCGGTCGATGAAGTTTACCCAGAACAGAAAGTTAAATGCAGAATCATAAACAATAAAAGAAGCCATAACAATGATAAAGTATCGTCAAAAAGATTCATTTGTTAGACTAATGCATAAGTTGTTGAACTTAATTATTTCCACATATGCATTTGTTACCTCAAAAGCAACCAATCATGCCAAAAACAATCTTTCATGAGGTCTATATCATCATCAAGACACATAATACATTAACATATTTGTGCTCAATTCATGCCCACATATTGATATTTTGGCTCAAAGAAAGATCTTAGTCTCTAATATCAGTTCACTTGGAGTCCAGAACTCCCCATGTAGATTGTTTTATGCTATTAATAATCAAATGTACAACATGATTTGAATGTATACATGCACATTTACAAAGATGCTTCTAAATAAGTAAGAGCATCTAGCTCAGTAGAATTCAAACTTCATTTTGAGTGCAATGCTCAAGCTTTCCCAGTCTCTAAGATCAGATGGAATATTGACATTGTTGGAGGAAATAGTATCTGAATAGTTTAGTAAATTTAGTACATGTAACTTCTCTGTCAGCCCTATAAGACCAAATTAATCTATTTCTTTGGACATAATCTCATGTTAGCAGCCCACATGGACATAATCTTATTTTAAGCAGCCTTGAAATAAGCACCACATGAATTCACTCTTTCCAAGTGAAACAACAAGAAAAGATTGCAACTTCTTGTTCAATACAATCAGCTTATTACCACACAATGGATATGAACAAATCCAAAGAAATCAAACATAGTTTCTCTACATCATCAAGGGATATATGTTACTTCAATAAACAAATGGATGAGGTTAATCAATGCAAGGATTGACTGGTTGAACTATACTATTATGAGGCACAATTGATTGAATCTGAAAAGAAACTGAAAGAGTTCTaaagaggaaaaaagaaagagaaaaaagactGGTTGAACTCCAAAGCACAATTTGTTTGTTTCAAGAAGTAAAGTGAAGCAATGAGCAGGAACCAAAGAGAAGTAACCATGCTTTAATGGCAGTATCAGTACTTCTAATGCACATGTATCTGCTCAAGAGTTGACTTAATTTAGCTTCTGGTGGCACAGGTTTTTTGGTGGAAGTGAGGATTCACAAGGTACATATGCAACAGGAATTTAGAAACTACATAAACTTTCTGCAATTTATTGTGTTCTTGATTATAGGCAAATTTATGAACTGAAAAAAAATGTCAGAACAATTTCTTCCAGAACTAAGTGATAGAGACAAAACCAAGCAGTGGCATGATCACAAAGAGCAGAAGTATGAATACATCTAATGCTTAGGAGAAAGTTCGATGCAAAGactgctttctttttttttcaggaTTATTGTCTTGTCTTCCTCTAATTTGTTGATTTTATGTTTGGTTAGTGAACCTTTAATTGAGCAATATATCCTTCAGATGACATGATTATGAAGATCCCACAAAGTGCATGCTACCAGCTTCTACATCTTGCTATGTATAATTGAAACGAATTGGTGTTGCAGCAGAAGCAAAGCATGTCTTGCATCTGATGATCTTAATGAACTACATAAACATACAGTACTTGTCTTCTCATCCCCCACCACCTCATGCAGTGCACTTTAGATTTGGCTTTCCTTGAAAGATGCAGAAAATTCACAGATGGCAGGCAAACAAGAAATAGGAATGGATAAAGCCGGCTTTAGATCTGACCTGGATGAATCGATGACTGCATGCTCTCCATTTTAGGGCATCTCAACTGCTGATAGAAGATGAAGCTGGAAATCAAACTTGGCCTGGAAAATATGAGCATCTGAGTTCACCATGATATATACAGCATAGATTAGTCAAGACAAAATATTCAAGGGGAaattaaagaaaagaaacaaatagTCAGACAAATTCTGATACTGCACTTTTTAATACATGTAGGGATTATAGGAAGGAGATATCTGTACCGTGCAATCATCAGTTACAATCATAAGAAAAGAACATAATGAGTATATAAAATGATTTAgagacatcattttattattttccGACCCCCGCTATCAAAGAATCTTACATCCAGTTCAGTGTGCGTCCCAATTGCTGAGAAGGATGATGGTCAAGATGTCCTCTCTTCCTCTGCGATCGTATCCTTCTTCATAGATATAAGTTTAGTGGTGTATTCTTCCCCTTGCAGATCGAAGACGACGATGAGTCTGGCGGTGTGTCACCGCTCGCATGCGGCGGTTTGAGGAGCGGAAACGCAGTCCTGGGATCCAACTGCGGCAGAGACACAGAGAGAGTATCGCTGTGGTGATGACTGGCTTCGTCTCTGGATTCAGGACAATTCAGGTTCACTCCGAAGAGCCTAACACGCTTGACGGCAGCCTGGTGGCGCACGAGGGGCACTGACCTGAGAAGCATCGGCACCCGGCCGCTGCCTACTTGCCGCACTTCCATCTGAGGTGGACTCGCGGCTGGCCATCCGTAGGACATAAGCTGGCCGCCGCTAGTACCCAAGCTCGCGACCGGTAAGGCGAAGAGCCGCGTATATGATAGCTCAGGAAGTGGAATCAAGGGTGGGTCTCGACTTGGAGGTCGCCGCTGACTGTCGATGTAAAGGCGGTGGCGCCCGGCCTCGCCGACGCCGCGGCAGAAGGAGACGGTGTCCCCGGCGTCGAGGCCCTTCTCCTTGACGAAGCGGCTCCATCCCCTAGTAATGACGTAGCTCTGGCTGCTGTTCCAGTAGGAGTAGCGGAAGTGCCACGGCTTCCCCGTCCTGTCCTCGAAGCACAGCAGCCGCCCCCTCTCGTCGGCCAACGTGTCCAGCGGGAAGTACCTCTCCGCGTGCTGCTTGGGGATTACCAGCCGGTTCAGCTTGCCGACGTCGCTCGGCGTCACGACCTTGTCGAACATGTGCTCCTTCTCCACGAAAGATCCAACGGCGCCGCTGCCGCCACCCGATGAAACATCATGCCACCAAAAGCCAGTCGACGATGACGACGGAGAAGGGCAGGAAGTCACAAAAAGAGGGTGTTCGGGGACCTCGAGCTGCTCTTGTTCCTGTTCACTCATGCGAAGCTTATCCGATCTCCCAAGCTTGAATTCCATCTGATGGATGGAAGTCTCAGAAACTGTTAGTTCGTAGTTTTATCTTCTGTTTCTGATACGCATGGACGGCCTCAAGCGGAGGAATCAATGACAAAGAATTAATTGGGTACCTTTAGCTTCGGtcgcagagaagaagaagaagaagaagagctgcaGATGAGGACAGGATTGATGAAGAAGCGCAACTCTGATAGCTACTTGAGAGAAATGAAAGGGGAGATGTAAGTGGCAGGTCTATAAAGGAATAGAGGGGGTCGAGGGGGAGGGACCATATGAGTCATCTGGTTGAGGTCATGTGAGCTTGTCCTTTTCATCATATGGGGGATTTATACATGTAAAAATCTCTGAGACTGGCTCCCATACAGCCAGTTGCAGAATTATTTACCCTGAACCCGATCTGCCATTGTGATtcagaaggaggagaagaagaagatgatgatgaagagagagagaaataaagattTTGTCCATTTagaaatgttttactttcatggCATTCAAGAAGTCACTTGTCATGGTTAGATACTGTAGAGCTATCTGGTCCTCTGGGTGTGCCATATTTTGCAGTAGTAGATCACCATTTGATGATGGGATGGTGTAACAATAGCCACACCAGATAAACTCATTCAACAACTATTTCAAACATAAGAATATATACTCCAGGAGTTCCCTACCAATTTGATCAGTgtcttggcataatcttgagcatTCATGAAGACTCATGTAAGAATACACTAATAGACTAGGGTTGTCAGCCTCATCATGCTCATATGTCATTTATGTTCATGACACATGACATCCATTCAGCAAAAGTTGGAACACCTCAGGTGAATTGAGTCCATCATCTTCACAAGATATCCAATCACACTTCAAAAAAATACTGAGACTTTGTGACTGAGAGTCTTCAGACATTGTGCTATATTTTATGTTCATCAGTGGATGTTTCTTTGCAGAAGCTCATTCTATCTTACATGTCAATCTCAATGCAGTGATTAAGTCGAATTTTCGATGTGTAATTAGGATTGGAGTCATAAAAATCGATTTTGCTTACATGTCTATCTTCACTTCCTCTCTTTTGAGTTGCACAAGAATTGTTTCTTTCTTGTGGGTACAGATGGTTGGCATATTATGTATCATAAAGAAGAGGTGTGAAGGAAGCTTACTAAATTCAATGATTTCTTTTAGTAATTGAATTCTGACCAAAATTGCTTTTTTAAGAATAAAAACTATTTCTTAAAGAGCTTCCAAATCCGACTACACTGCTGGTGTCAGATATCAAAGTGCAGCAAGACAAGAGTTGATAAAAAACCCAATAGTATATGGAAAAAAAAATGCTGAATCATGCTCAGCTTTATATAACTCATTATGAGTTGCAGATGATTCCAAGACTTGCTCATGGTAGATTCATGGTTTGCTATAAACAAATGGCTATGACAAAGAGTTGCTTGTCATGGTCAATCATGGCATATTGTAAAGAGAAGAacaggaaaaacaaaaaaaaaaggaactcaGAACAATCCAAAAACATGAACACAAGAAGTTCTCTTTCATCGGTTACCTGCAAGTGATGAGGAGACTCTGAGACTGCACTTTGCTTTCATCCAAAAACTACTAATCTTATTTGTGTATAACATGTTCCTATTTAAGGTCACTTGTATGTTGTATGCAAGTGATTGAATAGGTTGCTTAATAGTAATTAATGCATATCAggttggtcttcttttgttctaactaAGTCCATACAAAGATTGGGTAAGGTCAGTGCAAGCAATCTTCTCCTCTTAAAACAAAGTGTTGCTTGAACTCTGATCATGAGTATAATTTATGTTGTCTCTGAGTCTAACAGACATTTAGTATGAGATTGCGAGCAAATGGTCACTTTTTAGCAATGAATAGAACAAGAGATTTCTATTTCCATGCAGAAAGCTCAAAGGAATTGTTACCTTTACTCACTGCGTGGTTCTCTTCAGCTGCAAAATGATGATGAACTCGAACGTCAAActtcaacaagaagaagaagaagaagaagaagaacttgcACTGCCAAAGATGGAGACCTGCCATGCTTGTATGGATCGGAGCACAACCTTTATGTATAATATATAATTCTCTGAGGAATGGAGCTAGCAAACAGTGGAGCAGCGTTGCTGTGTTCATGCTCAGTATCTGTCCTACATTGGAGTGTGTGCCTCTGCAATGCTGCATCTCAAATGCCACCATCGTGGTGTTTTCTTTACCATATATATAGATGTGGAAGGTTCATGTTATCCTTATAATCAGATGGGGCATGCATGCATCCATGTCATAAATGATGCCACCATATGGGATGTGCCACTTGGAATGCCCCCGGCCACCTCATTTGCGGCTGACTGGCCACCGTGATCATAACTCTTCTTGCTGTATGCCTCCACTATGATCACTTGATCTGTGGCTCACCAATGGCTTTGAAGGTT
The DNA window shown above is from Musa acuminata AAA Group cultivar baxijiao chromosome BXJ2-4, Cavendish_Baxijiao_AAA, whole genome shotgun sequence and carries:
- the LOC135611226 gene encoding B3 domain-containing protein Os02g0683500-like; its protein translation is MEFKLGRSDKLRMSEQEQEQLEVPEHPLFVTSCPSPSSSSTGFWWHDVSSGGGSGAVGSFVEKEHMFDKVVTPSDVGKLNRLVIPKQHAERYFPLDTLADERGRLLCFEDRTGKPWHFRYSYWNSSQSYVITRGWSRFVKEKGLDAGDTVSFCRGVGEAGRHRLYIDSQRRPPSRDPPLIPLPELSYTRLFALPVASLGTSGGQLMSYGWPAASPPQMEVRQVGSGRVPMLLRSVPLVRHQAAVKRVRLFGVNLNCPESRDEASHHHSDTLSVSLPQLDPRTAFPLLKPPHASGDTPPDSSSSSICKGKNTPLNLYL